A region of the Terriglobales bacterium genome:
GAGCTACCGCGGTCTGGGCATTGGCGCTGGTTTGCGCATTCTCCAAAAAATCAAAGAGACGGTGAGAATTCCTGTGCTCACCGACGTGCACGAGGCCGTGGACGTGCAGCGCGTCGCCGAAGTCGCGGACGTGCTCCAGATCCCCGCCTTTCTCTGCCGCCAGACCGACCTGATCATCGCCGCCGCTAAATCGGGACGCGCGGTGAACATCAAGAAGGGCCAGTTCGTCTCTCCCTGGGACATGCGCCACGCCGTGGAAAAATGCCGCGACGCGGGATGCGAGCGCGTCTTCGTGACCGAGCGCGGGGCCTCGTTTGGCTACAACAACCTGGTGGTGGATATGCGCTCGCTGCCCATCATGCGCGAGTTCGCTCCGGTGGTCTTCGACGCTACACACTCTGTGCAACTTCCTTCAGCGGGAGAAAATGGGAAAGCTGTGTCAGGAGGCCAGCCGCAATTTATTCCCATGCTGGCGCGAGCCGCTGTCGCCGCCGGCGTAGATGGAATTTTTATGGAAGTTCACGATGACCCCAAGAACGCCAAATCCGACGGAGCCAATGCGCTGGACTTAAAAAAATTGCGCAGCGTTCTCCTGGAATTGGTGGCGGTGAGAAAAGCAGTTACTCAGTCTCCTCGCGCTTAGAAAGCCGCGTTTACCCTTTAGTAATTTGCGGCTCCTGTTTTTGACCTCGGGAAACCGGCCCCCCTACCCCACTTGCAGCAAGTGACTGGAATCGGTAAAAGGAACGTGATCGCCGCGTATTTACTGGGGAGAGCCGCTGTCGCGGGGAGCACCAGCTGAAGTGGCAGCGGTGTTTACTGGATATGCAACATCAGCGGCCGTTTCTGAGTACTGCTTTTACAAATTTTCAAAGAGCGTCGTTCATCTAAAGGGGCTCCGCCGCCAAAACAAGACTGCTGCGCCCCTAGCGCTGCGCTCGCGCTCATGCGGCGCTCGCTTCGCGCTCACCCAGGACGATGCCTTCACATTCTTGAATGATAGATACACCCACGGCTCGCCAGGGCAGGCTTCCGGGACGATCATAATCCAGGTGTGCCCGAAAGTCAGCGTTTTGATACCACAATGGGACCACCAGCAGCCAAGTTGTTTTAAGGAATCGCGATGACCTGCTCGATGAAAGCATCTTTTTGCAACTGCTTGGATTGGCCGTTGGGCTCGAGCCTGAACACTGCGCTTCCGTTGGAATAGAGGATAGAGCCGTCGGTGCACACGTCGAATGACAACACCGATTTCGCCAAGGTTGTGCGCGATCCATCGGGGGCCTGGCGCACCAATTCCCACGATTTCGGGACCAGGTCGGGCGCGGTTTCGCCGGATTGTCCTTTCAATGCTTCAGCGGCATCCACCATATTGCCGTAAATCATCATCCGTCTGAGGTCCATCTCCTGCTGCTTGGCTGCACCTGAGCTCATCAGGGTCTTGCCGCTGTAGCGCGCGCTGAAAAAATTCAGGTAGTGGAACAAAGCATTGAGCAACCGGAACGGGAACAGCAAAAAATCGAGTGCGGCGCGCAGCCAATTTACCCTGGCCACCGGCTTCTCATACGGTTTGCAGATGTAATACAGCGCGCCTTCGGCATCCATTTGCGGCGCCAGCAAGTCATGCTCAGGATCTTCCACCAGCGAGCTTACTTCGCCTCCCTGCAGAGTGAGCATTTGAATGCTGAACGGACTGCGCCCGGCCGCCACCCCTTGCGCGTTGCGCGCAATCCCGGCGGATTGAAATACGATTTTTCCTTCCCCATCTGGCTTGCCCGGCCCTTCCGCATCTTCCCTGCCTGGGACCCAGCGCGGGGCCAGGTCTATGGAGTCTCCCTGCGTAGCTTCCGCCAGTTCGCTGCAATCCGAGCGCATGACAGCAATGCTCGAGTTGCCCGCCTTGTGCCGGATCACACACGTCAAGCGGTCCTTCCCCGGCAAAGCGTGGATCTGGGACAGCCGGTAATCGCTGGTATGCAGCAAGCGCTGCTCCTGCCGGGCAGAATCACGCAGCGAAAAAACTCCGCCGACCTCCGGGGTCTCAAGCGTATAAAAGAGTTCGTCGGCAGCGCATCCGCAACACAGGCCGGTGATGGTCATCCTCATGCTTTCCGGTTCGGCAGCATTCGCACCCCACAGCGCCGCCCCGCGCAGCATGAATTGCGCTCCGGTCCCCTCGCGCTTCCACGCGTTGCGGTTCTGGATATCCTGGACGCGCTGCCGCAAAGAATTTCCAAACTTGCTGTCAATCTCGTGGACGGGCGACTCCCCGAGCTTAAGTTTCATCTTCCCTGCAGCAATGTAGGCGTAGCCGGACATAACCTTCCTGGAATTTAGGGTCGGGGATGCAGTGATATTAGCAGGGAACTTGCCTATAAATAAAGAACCAAGGTTCAACAACCTTTGCCTGCTTGCAATTGCAATCCAGATGCTAACATCGTTGTTCACAACTTGTGGAGACTCACATGCGCTTTTGCTGCCGGGTCCTTTCGGTTTTCCTATTTCTGCTTCTTGTGACCGGTCCTCTTTTCGCTCAAGGCCCGACGAGTAACGCGGCCGCTGCCGGCAGCTTCGAGCCTTTGGAGCACTGGCGGCAGGCGATACTAGCCGGGGATTCGGCAACGCTGCAAGCGACGTACTCCACCCAGCCTCCGGTAATCATCAAAGGCGCGATCACGGAAAGCCAGGGCCCCGATGAAGAACTCAAATTCTGGAAAGAGCGTAAAGAAGCCGGCCTCACCAGCCTGACCTTTGACGATCTGGACGTAAAACCGGGCGAGAATACAAAAAACGAGCAAGTGATGTTTCAGGCAGTCATCACCTCCGCGCCTGCCACCGGCACAGCGCACACATGGTATCTGCGGGCGGTGCAATACTGGCAGGAGCAGAAAGGTGGATGGCGTATTGTGCAGGTTGTGCGCGGCGAACTCACCCGGCTTGAGCTTCCGGTGCATGCCCATATGTCGCACCACAACCTTTTCCCCCCGGATGCCGACGCCCACGCCGAATTAAATCAGGCGCTGGCCGATGCCGCCAAGGAGAAGAAGCACGTCTTAGTGATCTTTGGCGCCAACTGGTCGTTTGACTGTCACGTACTCGACCTCGCTTTTCATCGTCCTGACCTCGAGCCGCTGGTAGAAAAAAATTATGTGGTCCTGCATGTTGATATTGGCGGGTCAGAGACGAACAATAACCACGATTTGGCCGAACGCTTCCAGGTGCCGCTGGAAAAAGGTGTGCCGGCCCTGGCCGTGGTGAAGAGCGACGGCACACTGCTGTTCAGCCAGCGCGACGGAGAGTTTAAATCCACCCGCACCCTCGGCCCGGAAGATTTGGAAGCGTTCCTGGAAAAATGGAAAGAGTAATCTTTAACCACAAAGGGCACAAAGGAAAGAACACAAAGGACACGAAGATGATTTGGATTCGCAAGTTTAGAGTGGACATATCTGCCCCGCGACTGCTCTCACTGTTAATCTTCTGTTAACATCCTTCTTTCCTATGAAGGCGAGTAAGAAATCGCATATCGGTGAAAATGTGGTTCGCATCGAGGCTGAGGCCTTGCGCGAGCTGGCGGCGCGCATTCGTGGACCTATGTCTGCCGCATTCGAGCGCGCGCTTGCACTGCTGCACGCCTGCAAAGGACGCGTGGTCGTCACCGGCATGGGCAAGAGCGGCATCATTGGGCGCAAGATTGCCGCTACTCTCAGCTCTACGGGTACCCCCGCGCTTTTCCTGCATCCTGCTGAGGCCATGCACGGTGACCTCGGCGTGCTTGTCCGCGGAGACGTGGTGCTTGCCCTCTCTTCCAGCGGTGAGACCGAAGAAATTCTGCGGTTGCTGGTCACCATCAAGCGCCTGGGCATTCAACTGATCTCGGTTACCGGCGACAAACTCTACAACGGCACTAAGACATCCAAAAACGCAAAAAAAGTTTCTACCCTGGTCACCGCCGCCGATGTGGCCCTCGATTGCTCCGTGGATAAAGAAGCCTGCTCCCTGGGCCTTGCGCCCACCGCTTCCACCACGGCCATGCTGGCGCTGGGCGATGCCCTGGCGGTCGCGCTCTCTGACCGGCGCGGATTCAAGGAGACCGATTTTGCCGACCTGCATCCCGGCGGCAAGCTGGGCAAGAAGCTGGCGCTGGTGGAATCCCTGATGCATTCCGGCGACGCCGTGCCACGCGTCGGGCCGCACACCAAAATGCACGATGTCATCTACGAGATGTCGCGCAAGGGCCTGGGAATCACAACCGTGGTCGAACGCGAGAAGCTGGTGGGCATCATCAGCGATGGCGACCTGCGCCGCCTGCTGGAAAAACGCGGCAAAGATGTGATGGACCTGACCGCCAAAGAGTGCATGACGCGCTCGCCGCAAACCATCTCGGCGACGCAATTCGCCTCCGCCGCCCTGAACATCATGGAGCAGCGCAAGATTACCTCACTCGTGGTTGTGGATTCGACCGGCAAGGTCGAAGGCATTGTTCACCTGCACGATTTGTGGGGAACGGAAATGGTGTAAGAATTGCATAATTGGGTAATCGGGTAATTGTAGAATTGAAATGCGACCTAGCCCAATTACACAATTACGCAATTCCCCAATTCGACAATTCTATGTATCACTACAACATACAAACCGCGCTTGAAGAGCTGAACGAAGAAGCTGTGCTGCCCAACCCGGTGCATGTGCGCGATATGATTTTGCGCGCGCATTTGCCGCCTGAGCGCTCCATCGAAGCCAACCGGACATTCCTGGAATATCAGAAGCATTTCGGCGAGGCGCAGAAGCTGGCGCGTGAGCTGCTCAAAAGCCTGGCTCCAAAATAACGTTGCGAAATAACCTGGGCGCTCTCCAAGATGAAGACCTTAGGCATCATCGGCGGCATTGGGCCAGAATCTACTATCGAGTACTACCGTTTCATCATTGCCTCGTATCGCGAGAAGAAAAAGGATGGTAGCTACCCCTCCATCATCATCAACAGCATTAATTTGCAAAAAGCAGTGGACCTGATTACGGCTGGTGAATTTGTCCAAGTAGCCGAGTACATCGTTGCCGAA
Encoded here:
- the kdsA gene encoding 3-deoxy-8-phosphooctulonate synthase; the encoded protein is MSFKVGKVEIGGDAMFLIAGPCVIESEAHAIKMAECVKGVSRSLRIPYIFKASYDKANRTSLTSYRGLGIGAGLRILQKIKETVRIPVLTDVHEAVDVQRVAEVADVLQIPAFLCRQTDLIIAAAKSGRAVNIKKGQFVSPWDMRHAVEKCRDAGCERVFVTERGASFGYNNLVVDMRSLPIMREFAPVVFDATHSVQLPSAGENGKAVSGGQPQFIPMLARAAVAAGVDGIFMEVHDDPKNAKSDGANALDLKKLRSVLLELVAVRKAVTQSPRA
- a CDS encoding thioredoxin family protein, which produces MRFCCRVLSVFLFLLLVTGPLFAQGPTSNAAAAGSFEPLEHWRQAILAGDSATLQATYSTQPPVIIKGAITESQGPDEELKFWKERKEAGLTSLTFDDLDVKPGENTKNEQVMFQAVITSAPATGTAHTWYLRAVQYWQEQKGGWRIVQVVRGELTRLELPVHAHMSHHNLFPPDADAHAELNQALADAAKEKKHVLVIFGANWSFDCHVLDLAFHRPDLEPLVEKNYVVLHVDIGGSETNNNHDLAERFQVPLEKGVPALAVVKSDGTLLFSQRDGEFKSTRTLGPEDLEAFLEKWKE
- a CDS encoding KpsF/GutQ family sugar-phosphate isomerase, producing the protein MKASKKSHIGENVVRIEAEALRELAARIRGPMSAAFERALALLHACKGRVVVTGMGKSGIIGRKIAATLSSTGTPALFLHPAEAMHGDLGVLVRGDVVLALSSSGETEEILRLLVTIKRLGIQLISVTGDKLYNGTKTSKNAKKVSTLVTAADVALDCSVDKEACSLGLAPTASTTAMLALGDALAVALSDRRGFKETDFADLHPGGKLGKKLALVESLMHSGDAVPRVGPHTKMHDVIYEMSRKGLGITTVVEREKLVGIISDGDLRRLLEKRGKDVMDLTAKECMTRSPQTISATQFASAALNIMEQRKITSLVVVDSTGKVEGIVHLHDLWGTEMV